One genomic window of Thermodesulfobacteriota bacterium includes the following:
- the lepB gene encoding signal peptidase I — protein MTFRKILKEYVEPIAIAVLIALFIRTFIVQAFKIPSSSMEPTLQVGDHILVSKFIYGVKIPFTQKKLFQYQRPQRGDVIVFVFPKDRSKDFIKRVIGVEGDRIDIEGDQVFINGKRMEDPWGYYQTRNSLRKSLGPIGPFEHVVVPKDHLFVLGDNRDNSQDSRVWGFVHLNEVKGKAFLIYFSGPSFLHILFPWIWDEIKWERFGRLIH, from the coding sequence ATGACCTTCCGAAAGATTCTCAAAGAGTATGTCGAGCCGATCGCCATCGCGGTCTTGATCGCCCTCTTCATCCGGACCTTTATCGTTCAGGCCTTCAAAATCCCTTCGAGTTCCATGGAGCCCACCCTCCAGGTCGGTGACCATATCCTGGTGAGCAAATTCATCTATGGGGTGAAGATCCCTTTTACCCAGAAGAAGCTCTTCCAGTATCAGAGGCCGCAACGAGGAGACGTGATCGTCTTTGTCTTCCCGAAGGACCGATCGAAGGATTTCATCAAACGGGTGATCGGGGTGGAGGGAGACCGGATCGATATTGAAGGCGACCAGGTCTTTATCAACGGGAAACGGATGGAAGACCCGTGGGGATATTACCAAACCCGAAATTCGTTGAGGAAGTCGCTCGGCCCTATCGGTCCTTTCGAGCATGTCGTCGTCCCGAAAGACCATCTCTTCGTCCTTGGAGACAACCGGGATAACAGCCAGGACAGTCGGGTCTGGGGGTTTGTCCACCTTAACGAGGTCAAGGGCAAGGCCTTTCTCATCTATTTTTCGGGGCCGAGTTTTCTCCACATCCTGTTTCCCTGGATCTGGGACGAAATCAAATGGGAGAGGTTCGGGAGATTGATCCATTGA
- a CDS encoding acyltransferase — translation MIKLAGIQFSCSEEKEANIAKAIRFAEIAIERGAQILCFPELFSTHWFPKEMASDHFALAETADGPMVQQMQALAKRNGVVLVCPFFEKEGQSYFNSAVVIDADGSLSGIYRKIHVPQIPLWEERYYFSTGNLGFPIFRTRFAILGVQICWDNFFPEGSRILALKGAQIIFAPTAAAFASQEKWRTVIASNAMTNGVFIFRVNRVGSEEKQDFYGKSFCVSPEGELMDKPSGMKEGIAFIEIDLRQIDQVRREWPFLKDRKSQLYKELIE, via the coding sequence TTGATTAAACTCGCGGGGATTCAGTTTTCCTGTTCCGAAGAGAAGGAGGCCAACATCGCTAAGGCCATCCGGTTTGCAGAGATTGCCATTGAACGGGGGGCCCAAATCCTCTGCTTCCCGGAATTGTTTAGCACTCACTGGTTTCCCAAGGAGATGGCTTCCGACCATTTCGCCCTGGCTGAGACAGCGGACGGTCCGATGGTCCAGCAGATGCAGGCTCTGGCCAAAAGGAATGGCGTGGTCCTGGTCTGTCCTTTTTTCGAGAAGGAGGGGCAGTCGTATTTCAATTCCGCCGTTGTGATCGACGCGGATGGGAGTCTCTCCGGGATCTATCGGAAGATCCATGTCCCCCAGATTCCCCTCTGGGAGGAACGATACTACTTTTCCACCGGAAATCTGGGATTTCCGATATTTCGAACCCGATTTGCAATCCTCGGCGTCCAAATCTGCTGGGATAATTTCTTTCCGGAGGGGTCGAGGATCTTGGCGTTGAAAGGAGCCCAGATCATCTTCGCCCCAACGGCAGCGGCCTTTGCCTCTCAGGAGAAGTGGCGGACGGTGATCGCCAGCAATGCGATGACCAACGGCGTATTTATCTTTCGGGTGAACCGGGTAGGAAGCGAGGAGAAGCAGGACTTTTACGGAAAGTCCTTCTGCGTCTCCCCCGAAGGGGAACTGATGGACAAACCGAGCGGGATGAAGGAGGGCATTGCCTTCATCGAGATCGATCTCAGGCAGATCGACCAGGTGAGGAGGGAGTGGCCTTTTCTGAAAGACCGAAAATCCCAGCTCTATAAAGAGTTGATCGAATAA
- a CDS encoding response regulator transcription factor has product MRILVIEDEVKVANFIKKGLEEERYAVDVALDGEAGLHLSEVNDYDLIVLDLMIPKIDGLEVLRRIRNRKNRVPILVVTAKDTAEDIVRGLDSGCDDYLTKPFEFKVFLARIRALLRRDRAEVEPVLKVADLTLSPVTHKVKRGDKEIELTAKEYALLEYFMRNPNKVLTRTMISEHVWDYHFDSMTNVIDVYVNYLRKKIDKGFEPKLIHTIRGVGYILSPDKG; this is encoded by the coding sequence ATGAGGATTCTCGTCATCGAAGACGAAGTCAAGGTGGCCAATTTTATTAAGAAGGGCCTCGAAGAGGAACGTTACGCCGTGGATGTCGCTCTGGATGGAGAGGCCGGTCTCCACCTCTCCGAGGTCAACGATTACGACCTGATCGTCCTCGATTTGATGATTCCGAAAATCGACGGCCTGGAGGTCTTAAGAAGGATACGGAATCGTAAAAATAGGGTTCCTATACTGGTTGTTACCGCGAAGGACACGGCCGAAGATATTGTCAGGGGCTTGGATTCGGGATGTGACGATTATTTGACAAAGCCCTTTGAATTTAAAGTCTTCTTGGCCAGAATCCGGGCCCTCCTGCGTCGTGACCGAGCGGAGGTGGAACCGGTTCTCAAGGTCGCTGACCTAACCCTCTCGCCAGTCACCCACAAGGTGAAAAGGGGAGACAAAGAGATCGAACTCACAGCCAAAGAGTATGCCCTTTTAGAATATTTCATGAGGAATCCGAACAAGGTGTTGACGCGGACCATGATTTCGGAACATGTCTGGGATTACCATTTTGATTCGATGACGAATGTGATCGATGTCTACGTCAATTATCTGAGGAAAAAGATCGACAAGGGGTTCGAACCCAAATTGATTCATACCATCCGGGGTGTGGGTTACATCCTCTCGCCAGACAAGGGCTAA
- a CDS encoding HAMP domain-containing histidine kinase has translation MDFRSLRFKLTLWYVLILGILLISFSALLYLTLSRSLYQEVDRKLRILAEAIASESTSPLSKFTFGTIDQALEASMNLRPIGKFIQVLDESGRIGRTSENLKNTQLPITLKALRNGAKGLITYETNRSIHNTPLRIITYPVMEQNQVTKMIQVASSLEDVEEALDTLLLILCVTVPSILLIASLGGLFLANKALKPVDQITQTARMITSQNLNQRIQTSKVKDEISRLIDTFNEMISRLDHSFRQIKQFTTDASHELKTPLTILKGEVEVALRKRREPYEYEQILQSNLEEIDRMSKIVEDLLLLSKADIGEIRLSREEIHLKQLLCELTEQMKILARPKNIEIRMVSEEPNGAEEVHILGDPLRMRELFINLIDNGIKYTEPGGTVSISLTKEKNDVLPSNPHDPQPKVNFAKITITDTGIGISQEDQKKIFNRFYRVDKARSREQGGSGLGLSICKWIVEAHQGEISVQSELGKGSTFIVRLPLLSPGPSVDKY, from the coding sequence ATGGATTTCCGAAGCCTGCGATTCAAACTCACCCTTTGGTATGTCCTCATTTTGGGCATCCTCCTCATCTCCTTCAGCGCCCTTTTATACCTTACCCTCTCCCGGAGCCTCTATCAGGAAGTCGACCGGAAATTGAGGATCCTCGCCGAGGCGATCGCTTCGGAGTCGACCTCCCCCCTGTCGAAATTTACTTTCGGAACGATCGATCAGGCCCTTGAGGCCTCCATGAATCTCAGGCCCATCGGAAAGTTCATCCAGGTCCTCGACGAATCGGGAAGGATCGGAAGAACTTCCGAAAACCTGAAAAACACCCAGCTTCCCATCACCTTAAAAGCCTTGAGGAATGGGGCCAAAGGGCTGATCACTTACGAAACGAATCGATCGATCCACAATACCCCCTTGAGGATCATCACCTATCCCGTCATGGAACAGAACCAGGTCACCAAGATGATCCAGGTGGCTTCTTCTTTGGAGGACGTCGAAGAAGCCCTGGATACCCTTCTGCTCATCCTATGTGTGACCGTCCCCTCGATTCTCCTTATCGCAAGCCTCGGGGGGCTATTTCTTGCCAACAAGGCCTTGAAGCCCGTTGACCAAATCACCCAGACCGCCCGGATGATCACCTCTCAAAACCTGAACCAGAGGATCCAAACCTCCAAGGTGAAAGATGAGATATCGAGGCTGATCGACACCTTCAACGAGATGATCTCCCGCCTCGATCACTCCTTCCGCCAGATCAAACAATTCACCACCGACGCCTCCCACGAGCTCAAGACGCCTCTGACGATTCTCAAGGGAGAGGTGGAGGTCGCCCTCCGGAAGAGGCGCGAGCCTTACGAATACGAACAGATCCTTCAAAGCAACCTCGAGGAGATCGATCGTATGTCCAAAATCGTTGAAGATCTCCTGTTGCTCTCCAAGGCCGATATCGGAGAGATTCGACTGAGCCGAGAGGAGATCCATCTCAAGCAGCTCCTCTGTGAATTGACCGAGCAGATGAAGATCCTGGCCCGGCCTAAGAATATTGAAATTAGAATGGTCTCGGAAGAACCGAACGGAGCAGAGGAGGTTCATATCCTGGGCGATCCGCTCCGGATGAGGGAACTTTTTATAAACCTCATCGATAACGGCATAAAGTATACTGAACCCGGTGGAACCGTTTCGATCTCCCTCACCAAAGAGAAGAACGACGTTCTCCCTTCCAACCCCCATGACCCTCAACCGAAAGTTAACTTTGCAAAAATTACCATCACGGATACCGGGATCGGCATATCCCAGGAAGACCAGAAGAAGATTTTCAACCGATTTTATCGGGTGGATAAGGCCCGTTCAAGGGAACAGGGGGGAAGCGGGTTGGGCCTCAGCATCTGTAAATGGATCGTCGAAGCCCACCAGGGAGAAATCTCGGTCCAAAGCGAACTGGGCAAAGGAAGCACCTTCATCGTCAGGCTCCCACTCCTCTCGCCCGGGCCCTCCGTGGACAAATATTGA